A window from Argopecten irradians isolate NY chromosome 3, Ai_NY, whole genome shotgun sequence encodes these proteins:
- the LOC138317559 gene encoding roundabout homolog 2-like isoform X4: MVGARWRNAHLLYIGSLLYLCGAAAPNKNLPNPRITEHPQDDYLSPNNPETLDCRAEGEPKPTITWYHNGQRVITYPENPSTPKMLIEDRKLFFLSVTHNRKESDVGVYYCNATNIHGSAISRNATLKIAVLKDNFRESPSGQSAAVGETVTFHCQPPKGEPEPTILWLKSSEQIQTGSSNNRFQVKPNGDLVITSTRKRDAGIYKCIASNKAGERESSPATLKVLEKPSFRRYPVDVTTTEGKTIEFPCDVIGDQPLNVEWKKEGGVIKYGRMRKLPDNMLRIEDVESSDAGTYICVATNAVGTTEAVATLIVQFKPVFIVKPQDKHVAVGRTVTLPCAVMANPIPNIYWNKKRSLSTSSKESLMFPNFEEGRYAVATDGTLRISRVQMEDAGDYECEALNTLGIITARVTLTVRERDPRPPPIIQIGPQNQTLPTDEVGFLRCEASGLPEPRVQWFKDSNPIKSDPRIMKLNSGTLQISDLRESDSGTYTCKATSETGETTWSAVLQVEAPSSHQTVPYHRSPDTSSYPGIPSRPIVTEVTSDTAQLSWTANANHGDSQVFAFIVEYFSYETMDGWMVASDMVQQESYTISGLQPDTSYLFLVRGKNSHGIGQPSPLSDPIRTRRLPRGETQDENFSGIIVQMMEGVTINSSAIRVTWRVLKEVNLIDRFVVQYTEILELQRLFRGKSYQQTVGTMYRAFTLSHLKSSTWYEVCVMAYYNGNSHTPCSTPLKVQTSESRPTAPPEDIIIHKESDSSIHIQWLPPPKSHRNGEIRGYEVECLSSDNKHNCSIRVNGTTNQATIKRLDADMTYTIKVAARTIKGAGVWSKAFIVGPEQPSIMDETWFIGMLIGTIGGTVWIALCIFSVWLCRKRSNKKKMMKNGMYSVPMHKTEDTKTCNSFYRNGYGQKDIHSCVGGMGSPSPEASNLLDQKDMELQDQNIYNIPQMKTFYHKKDPVAPYATTTLINAGLVNAGSMGRPAPGMDHMFRPITGTSGGSGDSCCKHEHGSSDSNTDNSRPNTGIPHDHSDAMQSPTSDSGSHTTGKYDENGLLIKRGKKSQKQMAQPKQAMVNWAEFLPPPPEHPPPNEMGHPGNLVMNENPSNNLEYAEVSSERAGGTRSPISPMSKISSCSCPVPHNGTQNWNVPAYSDNGCVRCSSPKYCESWHYNPAHYSVIQQRTQSPRNADTWGQRTIACMHPSSRGTPVDVRCARTCHSDHEQAAMPALHNYKIAPGPRDAECYQCLSDSDRGSGGYHTLRGCRMNSIHGGSGSDGGGGGTAMDRACQSSLPSVTNECIHPAMYPPRYEVNDNGQHMSLAMEGYNRNGDSPTSEGGLDYVGESDVDISGRVPPGHECPSPPPGHEGVNNEDGCTDSGSMLASWASVTDQSNTDCSSVRSSAASSSDGSFLTEADFASAVAKAAEMSGLTVVGTTVCDPKTGKPVKRQRRHHRTARPSSPYSTDSNFSAVVHKPYPKSQRKKQLVERGKRGSDSKKHDPSPIPEGQATRHGIQEGTSGVAKV; the protein is encoded by the exons CTGCTGCTCCGAATAAGAATTTACCGAACCCTCGGATAACGGAACATCCTCAAGATGACTACCTCTCACCCAATAACCCTGAAACTCTGGACTGTCGGGCTGAGGGCGAGCCAAAACCCACCATAACATGGTACCACAATGGCCAGAGGGTCATAACATACCCTGAAAATCCATCAACGCCAAAGATGTTAATCGAGGACAggaaattattttttctcaGTGTTACGCATAACAGGAAAGAATCGGACGTCGGAGTGTATTATTGTAATGCTACCAATATACACGGCAGTGCAATCAGTAGAAACGCAACTCTTAAAATCGCTG TTTTGAAAGACAATTTCCGAGAATCACCATCGGGCCAATCTGCAGCCGTCGGTGAAACTGTGACGTTTCACTGCCAGCCACCAAAAGGGGAACCAGAACCAACGATATTATGGCTGAAATCTAGTGAACAAATTCAGACAGGAAGTAGTAACAATCGCTTCCAGGTCAAACCCAACGGTGACCTCGTCATCACGTCAACACGAAAAAGAGATGCAggcatatataaatgtatcgCCAGTAATAAAGCTGGAGAGAGGGAGAGCAGCCCTGCTACACTCAAAGTTTTAG aaaaacCAAGCTTTCGGCGTTACCCAGTAGATGTCACGACAACTGAAGGCAAAACAATTGAATTTCCATGTGACGTGATCGGGGACCAACCACTTAACGTGGAATGGAAGAAGGAAGGAGGCGTGATCAAGTACGGAAG AATGAGAAAGCTTCCTGATAACATGCTTCGAATCGAAGATGTTGAATCCAGTGATGCAGGGACGTATATCTGCGTGGCTACGAATGCTGTCGGAACAACTGAAGCTGTCGCAACATTAATAGTTCAAT TTAAGCCTGTGTTCATTGTGAAGCCCCAGGACAAACATGTAGCGGTGGGACGGACAGTGACTCTCCCCTGTGCTGTGATGGCCAACCCAATCCCCAATATATACTGGAACAAGAAGCGCTCTCTCAGTACTTCTAGTAAAGAG AGTCTGATGTTTCCAAATTTTGAGGAGGGTCGATATGCTGTGGCCACGGATGGGACCCTAAGGATCTCGCGGGTACAGATGGAGGATGCAGGGGACTACGAATGTGAAGCTCTCAATACCCTGGGTATCATCACGGCTAGGGTGACGCTAACTGTCAGAG AACGTGACCCTCGACCTCCCCCTATCATCCAGATCGGTCCCCAGAACCAGACTCTCCCTACAGATGAGGTGGGCTTCCTCCGCTGTGAGGCGAGTGGACTCCCTGAACCTCGTGTTCAGTGGTTTAAAGATTCCAACCCCATAAAAAGTGACCCTAGAATAATGAAGCTTAACTCTGGAACTCTTCAGATCTCAG ATTTGCGTGAATCGGACAGTGGTACCTACACATGCAAGGCTACTAGTGagacaggggagacaacttggTCAGCTGTTCTCCAGGTGGAAG ctCCCTCCTCACATCAAACTGTACCATACCATCGCTCTCCCGATACATCCTCCTATCCCGGAATTCCAAGTCGACCTATCGTTACCGAGGTAACCAGTGACACCGCCCAATTGTCCTGGACAGCCAATGCAAATCACGGAGACTCACAAGTGTTCGCCTTTATCGTGGAGTACTTCAGTTACGAGACTATGGAT GGATGGATGGTAGCATCAGACATGGTTCAGCAGGAATCCTATACCATCAGTGGCTTACAGCCAGACACCAGCTATCTGTTTCTTGTTCGTGGCAAGAACTCACATGGAATCGGTCAGCCAAGTCCTCTGTCCGACCCGATTCGCACCAGAC GTCTACCCAGAGGAGAAACACAAGATGAAAACTTCAGTGGCATTATTGTTCAGATGATGGAAGGAGTAACCATCAACTCCAGCGCTATCCGAGTCACATGGCGG GTGCTGAAGGAGGTGAACTTGATTGACCGTTTTGTTGTCCAGTACACAGAGATCCTAGAACTACAGCGACTGTTTCGGGGGAAATCGTACCAACAAACCGTCGGCACAATGTACCGTGCGTTTACGCTGAGTCACCTGAAGAGTTCCACTTGGTACGAGGTGTGTGTCATGGCATACTACAACGGTAACTCCCACACGCCCTGTAGTACACCTCTGAAGGTACAGACATCCGAGTCACGTCCCACGGCGCCACCAGAGGATATCATCATTCACAAAGAGAGCGACAGTAGCATTCATATTCAGTGGTTACCACCCCCTAAAAGTCATCGAAATGGAGAAATCCGTGGATATGAG GTGGAATGTCTTAGTTCAGACAATAAACACAACTGCAGTATACGAGTCAATGGGACAACCAACCAAGCCACTATCAAGAGGCTGGATGCTGACATGACCTACACCATTAAAGTAGCTGCACGCACCATCAAGGGGGCTGGGGTATGGAGCAAGGCATTCATTGTTG GCCCAGAACAGCCTAGTATCATGGATGAGACCTGGTTTATTGGTATGCTCATCGGGACGATAGGGGGAACGGTGTGGATCGCACTATGTATCTTCAGTGTTTGGCTCTGTCGCAAACGATCTAACAAGAAGAAGATGATGAAGAATGGCATGTACAGTG TTCCCATGCATAAAACGGAGGACACGAAAACATGCAACTCTTTCTACAGGAACGGTTACGGACAGAAGGACATTCACAGTTGTGTTGGAG GCATGGGTTCCCCGTCTCCGGAGGCTTCTAATCTACTCGACCAGAAGGATATGGAACTCCAAGATCAGAATATATACAACATTCCTCAAATGAAGACATTTTACCACAAAAAGGACCCTGTGGCACCGTATGCCACCACCACTCTGATAAACGCTGGTCTGGTGAACGCCGGCAGTATGGGACGTCCAGCTCCAGGTATGGACCACATGTTTCGACCAATCACAGGCACCAGTGGAGGGTCAGGTGACAGCTGTTGTAAACACGAACACGGCAGCAGTGACTCTAACACCGACAACAGTCGACCAAATACAG gtATTCCACACGATCACAGTGATGCTATGCAGAGTCCGACGAGCGATAGTGGCAGCCATACGACAGGTAAATACG ATGAAAATGGATTACTGATCAAGCGAGGAAAGAAATCTCAGAAACAGATGGCCCAGCCCAAACAGGCGATGGTGAACTGGGCCGAATTTTTACCCCCACCACCAGAACACCCTCCCCCCAATGAAATGGGACATCCAGGAAATCTTGTCATGAATGAAAACCCAAGTAACAACCTAGAATATGCGGAAGTGAGCTCAGAACGAGCTGGAGGGACGAGAAGTCCTATTTCTCCAATGTCTAAGATTTCTTCGTGTTCTTGCCCAGTACCTCACAATGGTACACAGAACTGGAATGTTCCAGCTTACTCAGACAATGGGTGTGTGAGATGTAGCTCTCCTAAGTACTGTGAGAGCTGGCACTATAACCCAGCCCACTATAGTGTAATACAACAGCGTACACAGTCCCCTCGAAACGCGGACACATGGGGGCAAAGAACAATTGCATGCATGCACCCGTCCTCACGCGGAACTCCAGTGGATGTGAGGTGTGCGCGAACCTGCCATAGTGATCATGAACAGGCAGCCATGCCTGCTCTACATAATTACAAGATAGCCCCCGGGCCAAGGGATGCTGAATGTTATCAGTGCTTAAGTGACAGTGACAGGGGTTCAGGGGGCTATCACACCCTCAGGGGGTGCAGAATGAACAGTATTCATGGGGGGTCAGGCTCCGATGGAGGGGGCGGTGGCACGGCAATGGATCGTGCCTGTCAATCATCGTTACCAAGTGTAACCAATGAGTGTATACATCCAGCAATGTACCCTCCAAG GTATGAAGTGAATGACAATGGTCAGCATATGAGTTTAGCCATGGAGGGATATAATCGGAACGGCGACTCCCCAACCTCTGAGGGGGGTCTAGACTATGTTGGTGAGTCAGACGTGGACATTTCTGGGAGAGTCCCCCCGGGGCACGAGTGTCCGTCCCCACCCCCGGGCCATGAGGGTGTTAATAATGAAGACGGCTGTACTGACTCAG GGTCAATGTTAGCGTCATGGGCGAGCGTGACTGACCAGAGTAATACAGATTGTAGTAGTGTGCGGTCAAGTGCAGCCAGTTCCAGTGACGGATCGTTCCTTACTGAGGCAGACTTTGCTAGTGCCGTGGCGAAAGCGGCAGAAATGTCTGGTCTTACCGTTGTTGGTACGACTGTCTGTGACCCTAAAACAGGCAAACCAG TGAAGCGACAGCGGCGCCACCACAGAACGGCCCGGCCAAGTAGTCCCTATAGTACAGATAGTAACTTCAGCGCAGTCGTACATAAACCTTATCCTAAGTCACAACGAAAGAAACAGCTTGTAGAGAGAGGAAAACGCGGGAGTGATAGTAAAAAACACGACCCTTCCCCAATCCCTGAGGGGCAGGCTACGCGACACGGTATTCAAGAAG GTACCAGTGGTGTAGCCAAAGTCTGA